In Cystobacter ferrugineus, one DNA window encodes the following:
- a CDS encoding RCC1 domain-containing protein: protein MQINAKRWMTRLLEVWLAVLVMACGQPIDDSGKRGDGTTSNRSAPLRGPGGVAVISAGEYHSLVALPDGTVWATGSNGSGQLGDGTQVNHSVPVQVVGVNGVVAVAAGTYHSLVARADGTAWAWGDNTEGQLGDGTRGDHRPTPVQVQGLSGVVAVAAGLGHSLAVRSDGTVWAWGDNWAGQLGDGTTTDRSVPVQVQGLSGVVSVAAGFSHSLALRSDGTVWTWGDNWVTRHPVPVQVQGLSGVVAVSAGAYHSLALHSGGIVWAWGDNTYGQLGDDTREFRSTPVSMNWVYRAVSVAAGYGHSLLLMEDGTVKALGYNEYGQLGNGKKGYNSLEKVQVQGLSGVVAVAAGIFHSLAVRSDGTVWAWGFNSFGQLGDVTTSDRSLSVRMWMQGVKGLNSVVAVAAGYHYSLAVRSDGTVWAWGDNAHGQLGDGTQSKRLVPVQVQGLNGVVAAVAGKAHSLAVRSDGTVWAWGDNWAGQLGDGTQDNRLVPVQVQGLSGVVAVAAGVDHSLAVRSDGTVWAWGRNSVGQLGDGTQDNRLVPVQVQELSGVVAVAAGAEHSLAVRSDGTVWVWGRGWAESLVPVQVQGLSEVATVAMGVSHALAVRSDGSVWTLGRNYYGQLGDGTTRDHLEPRQVQGLGGMMSAAAGNYNSLVVRSDGTVWAWGRNHYGQLGDGTGTNRLLPVRVQGLSGVASVSADSFHSLAVRSDGTVWAWGSNSYGALGDGTTSDQLTPVQVQGPSGVVSVAADYSPSLVAPSDG from the coding sequence ATGCAAATCAATGCGAAACGCTGGATGACCAGACTGCTGGAAGTCTGGCTCGCGGTGCTGGTGATGGCTTGTGGTCAGCCCATTGATGATTCAGGAAAGCGAGGGGATGGCACCACGAGTAATCGCTCGGCCCCCTTGCGGGGGCCAGGCGGAGTGGCGGTCATATCCGCGGGCGAGTATCATTCGCTGGTGGCGCTCCCAGATGGCACTGTCTGGGCAACAGGCTCCAACGGCTCGGGCCAGCTAGGAGATGGCACCCAGGTCAACCACTCGGTGCCCGTGCAGGTGGTGGGGGTGAATGGAGTGGTGGCCGTGGCCGCGGGCACCTACCATTCGCTGGTGGCTCGCGCTGACGGTACCGCGTGGGCCTGGGGCGACAACACCGAAGGCCAGTTGGGGGATGGTACGAGGGGCGACCACCGCCCGACTCCGGTTCAGGTGCAGGGGCTGAGCGGGGTGGTGGCCGTGGCGGCGGGCCTCGGCCATTCGCTGGCGGTGCGCTCCGACGGCACCGTGTGGGCCTGGGGCGACAACTGGGCTGGCCAACTGGGGGACGGCACCACCACCGACCGTTCGGTGCCAGTGCAGGTGCAGGGGCTGAGCGGAGTGGTGTCCGTGGCGGCGGGCTTCTCCCATTCGCTGGCGTTGCGCTCCGACGGCACCGTGTGGACCTGGGGCGACAACTGGGTCACTCGCCATCCTGTTCCGGTACAGGTGCAGGGGTTGAGCGGGGTGGTGGCCGTGTCGGCGGGCGCCTACCATTCGCTGGCGTTACATTCTGGCGGCATCGTGTGGGCGTGGGGCGACAACACCTACGGCCAGTTGGGAGATGACACCCGGGAATTCCGTTCGACGCCAGTGTCGATGAACTGGGTGTATAGGGCGGTGTCTGTGGCGGCGGGCTACGGCCACTCACTCCTCCTGATGGAGGACGGCACCGTGAAGGCCTTGGGCTACAACGAGTACGGCCAACTCGGCAATGGCAAAAAGGGCTACAACAGTCTGGAGAAGGTGCAGGTGCAGGGGCTGAGCGGAGTGGTGGCCGTGGCCGCGGGCATCTTCCATTCACTGGCGGTACGTTCTGACGGCACCGTGTGGGCCTGGGGCTTCAACTCCTTCGGCCAACTGGGGGATGTCACCACGAGCGACCGTTCGCTGTCAGTGCGGATGTGGATGCAGGGAGTGAAGGGACTGAACAGCGTGGTAGCCGTGGCGGCGGGCTATCACTATTCGCTGGCGGTGCGCTCCGACGGCACCGTGTGGGCCTGGGGCGACAACGCGCACGGCCAACTCGGCGATGGCACCCAGAGCAAACGCCTGGTGCCAGTGCAGGTGCAGGGGCTGAACGGAGTGGTGGCCGCGGTGGCGGGCAAAGCCCACTCGCTGGCGGTGCGCTCCGACGGCACCGTGTGGGCCTGGGGCGACAACTGGGCTGGCCAACTGGGGGACGGCACCCAGGACAACCGCCTGGTGCCAGTGCAGGTGCAAGGGCTGAGCGGGGTGGTAGCCGTGGCGGCGGGCGTCGACCATTCGCTGGCGGTGCGCTCCGACGGCACCGTGTGGGCCTGGGGTAGAAATAGCGTTGGCCAACTGGGGGACGGCACCCAGGACAACCGCCTGGTGCCAGTGCAGGTGCAAGAGCTGAGCGGGGTGGTGGCCGTGGCGGCGGGCGCCGAGCATTCGCTGGCGGTGCGCTCCGACGGCACGGTGTGGGTCTGGGGACGGGGCTGGGCCGAAAGTCTGGTGCCGGTGCAGGTGCAGGGATTGAGCGAGGTGGCGACCGTGGCGATGGGCGTCAGCCACGCGCTGGCGGTGCGCTCCGATGGTTCCGTATGGACCTTGGGCCGCAACTACTACGGTCAGTTGGGAGATGGCACCACGCGCGACCACCTGGAGCCGCGTCAGGTGCAGGGGCTGGGCGGAATGATGTCGGCGGCCGCGGGCAACTACAATTCGCTGGTGGTGCGCTCCGACGGCACCGTGTGGGCCTGGGGTAGAAACCATTACGGTCAGTTGGGGGATGGCACCGGGACCAACCGTTTGCTGCCAGTGCGGGTGCAAGGGTTGAGCGGGGTGGCGTCCGTGTCGGCCGACTCCTTCCACTCGCTGGCCGTGCGCTCCGACGGCACCGTATGGGCCTGGGGCTCCAACTCCTACGGTGCGCTGGGGGATGGCACCACGAGCGACCAACTGACTCCGGTTCAGGTGCAGGGGCCGAGCGGTGTGGTGTCCGTGGCCGCGGACTACTCCCCTTCGCTGGTGGCGCCCTCCGACGGCTAA
- a CDS encoding FecR domain-containing protein, giving the protein MAPRDFRAELRREDQFRREQGMPPAARARLWSRLRDAREPKPARHRRPVWLMVAASAAALALAVFFWSAPSARSLGGLELAQATPDLRVREDAAGVEIQMGEAALVDDARGLALRNLGPLVVRREPSGVRLVRGRAEFSVERRKPGASPVVVLVSGGAIEVMGTRFTVEEREAGGAVTLHEGAILFRRLTGEVVQLRPGQTLGWPVAEPAEPARRELASPEPEPPQPLATPSPVVASSRPPAAAGRAPSVEEILRELEVLRGRHEFEQAARYLEAAMRKQPAATRERLSFELGSLLTYQLEDAQRACAHWARHERQFQRGRYAEAVQRARETLSCQARDGETGR; this is encoded by the coding sequence ATGGCTCCCCGTGACTTCCGCGCCGAGCTCCGGCGTGAAGACCAGTTCCGCCGCGAGCAGGGGATGCCCCCGGCCGCCCGGGCCCGGCTGTGGTCGCGGCTGCGGGACGCGCGCGAGCCGAAGCCGGCACGGCACAGACGTCCCGTATGGTTGATGGTCGCTGCGTCGGCAGCGGCGCTCGCCCTCGCGGTGTTCTTCTGGAGCGCTCCGTCCGCACGCTCGCTGGGGGGGCTCGAACTCGCACAGGCCACTCCCGACCTGAGGGTGCGGGAAGACGCCGCGGGGGTGGAAATCCAGATGGGTGAGGCCGCCCTGGTGGACGACGCCCGAGGCCTCGCCCTTCGGAACCTGGGGCCGCTCGTCGTTCGTCGCGAGCCGTCGGGGGTGCGACTGGTCCGCGGCCGCGCGGAGTTCTCGGTGGAGCGCCGAAAGCCAGGGGCCTCCCCCGTTGTCGTGCTCGTGTCGGGTGGGGCGATTGAGGTCATGGGGACGCGCTTCACAGTGGAGGAGCGGGAAGCGGGTGGAGCGGTCACCCTGCACGAAGGCGCAATTCTCTTCCGTCGGCTCACGGGTGAGGTGGTTCAGCTTCGGCCGGGGCAGACGTTGGGGTGGCCGGTGGCCGAACCCGCCGAGCCAGCACGTCGCGAGCTGGCGTCTCCCGAGCCGGAACCGCCCCAGCCCCTGGCCACGCCCAGCCCGGTGGTCGCTTCCTCCCGCCCCCCCGCCGCGGCGGGCCGTGCCCCGAGCGTGGAGGAAATCTTGCGAGAGCTGGAGGTCCTTCGCGGTCGGCACGAGTTCGAGCAAGCGGCGCGGTACCTCGAGGCGGCGATGCGCAAGCAGCCCGCGGCGACGAGGGAGCGCCTCAGCTTCGAGCTGGGCTCGCTGCTCACGTACCAGCTCGAGGACGCGCAGCGCGCCTGTGCGCACTGGGCCCGCCACGAACGACAGTTCCAGCGTGGGCGCTATGCAGAGGCAGTCCAGCGTGCCCGTGAGACGCTGTCCTGTCAGGCCCGTGACGGGGAGACAGGGCGATGA
- a CDS encoding RNA polymerase sigma factor, whose protein sequence is MSRAPHSKKAPPALPARPVSFDTLYEEHAEDVFFWAMRYAAGRSGWAEDVTHDVFLKAWEHRAWLREEDVRGWLFRVTQNVALSALRRENTFRRRLAALLFPSQRTETESTPEAALERREAVRGATAALDRLPGQERVVMSLKMLDDLSQREIAQLLSLSEGYVSKLISRAQGRLSAWGWKVDDGSP, encoded by the coding sequence ATGTCGCGCGCTCCCCACTCCAAGAAGGCCCCGCCCGCCCTGCCCGCCCGACCTGTGTCGTTCGACACGCTCTACGAGGAGCATGCCGAGGATGTTTTCTTCTGGGCCATGCGGTATGCGGCGGGCCGCTCGGGCTGGGCCGAAGACGTTACGCACGATGTCTTTCTCAAGGCCTGGGAGCACCGGGCCTGGCTGCGCGAGGAGGACGTGAGGGGCTGGCTGTTTCGCGTCACGCAGAACGTGGCGCTCTCCGCCCTGCGGCGCGAGAACACGTTTCGACGGCGCCTCGCCGCCCTCCTGTTTCCGTCGCAGCGCACGGAGACGGAGTCCACGCCCGAGGCGGCCCTCGAGCGGCGAGAGGCGGTGCGCGGCGCCACGGCGGCGCTGGACCGCTTGCCGGGGCAGGAGCGGGTGGTGATGAGTTTGAAGATGCTGGATGACCTGAGCCAGCGCGAGATTGCCCAGCTCCTCTCGCTGTCGGAGGGCTACGTGTCGAAGTTGATCAGCCGCGCCCAGGGCCGCCTGTCGGCCTGGGGATGGAAGGTGGACGATGGCTCCCCGTGA
- a CDS encoding helicase-related protein, which translates to MNSSPSSRPSVVVAELGPTNTGKTHRAIERMLEHDTGIIGLPLRLLAREVYDRVTARVGEGRVALMTGEEKRLPPRPDYWICTVEAMPLDRPVDFLAVDEIQLAAHRERGHVFTDRLLHARGLRETWFLGADTMRPMVQALIPHASVKRATRLSQLRFSGRHSLKSLPPRSAVVAFSADRVYELAEALRRLRGGVAVVLGALSPRTRNAQVAMYQAGEVQYLVATDAIGMGLNLDLNHVAFAALSKYDGAEQRDLFPDELAQIAGRAGRHLNDGSFGTLNTLPELPPRVVSAIESHRFPAVRSLIWRNSSLDFSSPESLLDSLSRAPRHGAFIRVERADDFDALKELSHVPAIREVATDRATVELLWQVCQIPDFRKGLFGQHVALLRETFLQLSEGDGKLEQAWLSRQVSPLDDVSGDIHTLMDRLAAIRIWTYISHRSSWLHDAEHWQERTRRIEDALGDALHERLVERFVQRAARRSARRFVRAAAPAAPGSDSPFAKLGLLLGEVPGTDGAVTEEQFVQRVVDATHEDFQVDASGSISFEEQPLARLVRGKDRRSPQLALTEPEVWTGGARRRLERRLVALARDLVTEAMGGFPAESLAGGERSAETRGLAYRLAEGLGVISLGEAREQWRLLDEESRERLKTLGVREGQRFLYVAEALSPNALARRRMLTALFLQSPAPKGVPREPALSVAELGGLSARAFGYEVLGSVALRIDVVERLSEALRHPHGARQAHTLLQELRLESGVRARVLRELGGQSGGAPVKRRRRRRGGGRSGAHGPSAHVGAHQKPRRSGAGEGSVQGAGPKPE; encoded by the coding sequence ATGAACTCCAGCCCATCCAGCCGGCCGTCTGTCGTCGTGGCGGAGTTGGGGCCTACGAACACGGGAAAGACCCACCGCGCCATCGAGCGCATGCTCGAGCACGACACGGGCATCATCGGTCTCCCGCTTCGCCTGCTCGCTCGCGAAGTCTATGACCGGGTGACCGCTCGGGTGGGCGAGGGGCGGGTCGCGCTGATGACGGGAGAGGAGAAGCGCCTGCCTCCCCGCCCTGATTACTGGATTTGCACGGTCGAGGCGATGCCGCTGGATCGGCCGGTCGACTTCCTCGCCGTGGATGAAATCCAGCTCGCCGCCCACCGGGAGCGCGGGCACGTCTTCACCGACCGACTGCTCCATGCGCGGGGGCTTCGGGAGACCTGGTTCCTCGGCGCGGACACGATGCGGCCGATGGTCCAGGCGCTCATCCCCCATGCTTCGGTGAAGCGTGCCACCCGCCTGTCCCAGCTTCGCTTCTCCGGGCGTCACTCCCTCAAGAGCCTGCCTCCACGCTCGGCCGTGGTCGCGTTCTCCGCGGACCGCGTGTACGAGCTCGCCGAGGCGTTGCGCCGCCTCCGGGGTGGGGTCGCCGTGGTGCTGGGCGCGCTCTCCCCGCGGACGCGCAATGCCCAGGTGGCGATGTACCAGGCCGGCGAGGTGCAGTACCTCGTGGCCACCGATGCCATCGGCATGGGGCTCAACCTCGACCTCAACCACGTGGCCTTCGCGGCGCTCTCCAAGTACGACGGCGCCGAGCAGCGAGACCTCTTCCCGGACGAGCTGGCCCAGATCGCCGGCCGCGCGGGGCGCCACTTGAATGACGGGAGCTTCGGCACCCTGAACACGCTGCCCGAGCTGCCTCCTCGGGTGGTCTCGGCCATCGAGTCCCACCGGTTCCCCGCGGTCCGCAGCCTCATCTGGCGCAATTCGTCGCTCGATTTCTCGAGCCCGGAGTCCCTGCTGGATTCGTTGTCGCGCGCTCCGCGTCACGGTGCCTTCATCCGGGTGGAGCGCGCGGACGACTTCGATGCGCTCAAGGAGCTGTCGCACGTTCCCGCCATTCGCGAGGTGGCCACCGACCGGGCCACGGTCGAGCTGCTGTGGCAGGTCTGCCAGATTCCGGACTTCCGCAAGGGGCTCTTCGGTCAGCACGTCGCGCTGCTGCGGGAGACCTTCCTTCAGCTCTCCGAGGGGGACGGGAAGCTGGAGCAGGCCTGGCTGTCCCGGCAGGTGTCGCCGCTCGATGATGTGTCCGGAGACATCCACACCCTGATGGACCGGCTGGCCGCCATCCGCATCTGGACGTACATCAGCCATCGGTCGAGCTGGCTCCACGACGCGGAGCACTGGCAGGAGCGCACCCGCCGCATCGAGGATGCCTTGGGCGACGCCCTGCATGAGCGGCTCGTGGAGCGCTTCGTGCAGCGGGCCGCGCGCCGGAGTGCACGCCGCTTCGTGAGAGCCGCCGCACCCGCTGCTCCCGGCTCGGACAGCCCCTTCGCCAAGCTGGGGCTCCTGCTGGGGGAGGTGCCGGGCACGGATGGCGCGGTGACGGAGGAGCAGTTCGTCCAACGGGTGGTCGATGCGACGCATGAGGACTTCCAGGTGGACGCGTCGGGAAGCATCTCGTTCGAGGAGCAGCCGCTGGCCCGTCTGGTGCGTGGGAAGGATCGGCGCTCACCGCAGCTCGCGCTCACGGAGCCGGAGGTCTGGACCGGAGGCGCGCGGCGGCGGCTCGAGCGCCGTCTGGTGGCGCTGGCGAGGGATCTCGTCACCGAGGCCATGGGGGGCTTTCCCGCCGAGTCCCTCGCCGGTGGGGAGCGCTCCGCGGAGACGCGGGGCCTCGCCTACCGTCTGGCCGAGGGGCTGGGGGTGATTTCCCTGGGGGAGGCACGTGAGCAGTGGCGGCTGCTGGACGAGGAGTCCCGCGAGCGGTTGAAGACGTTGGGCGTCCGCGAGGGCCAGCGCTTCCTCTACGTCGCCGAGGCGCTCTCACCGAACGCGCTCGCGCGGCGCCGCATGCTGACGGCGCTGTTCCTCCAGAGTCCCGCTCCCAAGGGCGTTCCGCGGGAGCCGGCGCTTTCGGTCGCGGAGCTGGGCGGCCTGAGTGCGCGGGCCTTCGGCTATGAGGTGCTCGGGAGCGTGGCGTTGCGGATCGACGTCGTCGAGCGGCTCAGCGAGGCGCTGCGCCACCCGCACGGGGCCCGGCAGGCGCACACGCTCCTGCAAGAGCTGCGTCTGGAGAGCGGTGTTCGCGCGCGGGTTCTGCGCGAGCTCGGAGGCCAGTCCGGGGGCGCTCCGGTGAAGCGGCGACGGCGACGGCGGGGGGGCGGCAGGAGTGGCGCGCATGGGCCATCGGCTCATGTGGGCGCGCACCAGAAGCCTCGAAGGAGCGGAGCCGGGGAGGGGAGTGTCCAGGGGGCGGGACCCAAACCCGAGTGA